From Streptomyces durmitorensis, a single genomic window includes:
- a CDS encoding DUF6113 family protein translates to MPPGGSALAQPLNFARIASYGVLFVLGAVVGTAGALVQGGWFPGGLLLALLGAAGLFHGGVRVIGSRAGAVAPAAGWLVAVMLLTASRPEGDFLFGAGIGSYAFLLGGMAVAVMCATLG, encoded by the coding sequence GTGCCACCCGGCGGCAGCGCGCTCGCCCAGCCGCTGAACTTCGCCCGTATCGCCTCTTATGGCGTCCTCTTCGTCCTTGGCGCGGTCGTCGGCACGGCCGGCGCGCTCGTCCAAGGGGGCTGGTTCCCGGGCGGGTTGCTGCTCGCGCTCCTCGGGGCCGCGGGGCTCTTCCACGGAGGGGTGCGTGTCATCGGCAGCAGGGCGGGGGCGGTGGCACCGGCGGCGGGCTGGCTCGTCGCCGTCATGCTGCTCACGGCCAGCCGGCCCGAGGGGGACTTCCTCTTCGGCGCCGGAATCGGGTCGTACGCCTTCCTGCTGGGCGGAATGGCGGTCGCTGTGATGTGTGCCACCCTCGGCTAG
- the mshB gene encoding N-acetyl-1-D-myo-inositol-2-amino-2-deoxy-alpha-D-glucopyranoside deacetylase produces MTELPARRLLLVHAHPDDESINNGATMAKYVADGAHVTLVTCTLGEEGEVIPPELAHLAADREDALGPQRIGELAAAMKELGVTDHRFLGGTGRYRDSGMMGIEQNHRAGAFWSADLDAAAADLVEVIREVRPQVLVTYDPDGGYGHPDHIQAHRVAMRAADLAAEGAFRADLGEPHTIGKIYWNRAPRSVVEERFRWMEGALRHSPFTTPGVVADVPGVTEDERVTAEIDGRAFARTKAAAMRAHATQIEVQGPLFVLSNGLAQPIFDVEYYELVRGEAGAVDGERETDLFAGLAGAGHEGVTAL; encoded by the coding sequence ATGACGGAACTGCCCGCCCGGCGTCTGCTGCTCGTGCACGCGCACCCCGACGACGAGTCGATCAACAATGGCGCGACGATGGCCAAGTACGTGGCCGACGGCGCCCATGTCACGTTGGTGACCTGCACGCTGGGCGAGGAGGGCGAGGTCATCCCGCCCGAGCTCGCCCATCTCGCGGCCGACCGCGAGGACGCGCTCGGCCCCCAGCGCATCGGCGAGCTGGCCGCGGCCATGAAGGAGCTTGGCGTCACCGACCACCGGTTCCTCGGCGGCACGGGACGCTACCGCGACTCCGGGATGATGGGCATCGAGCAGAACCACCGGGCGGGCGCCTTCTGGTCCGCCGATCTCGATGCCGCCGCCGCGGACCTCGTCGAGGTCATCCGCGAGGTGCGGCCCCAGGTGCTCGTGACGTACGACCCGGACGGCGGGTACGGCCACCCCGATCACATCCAGGCCCACCGGGTCGCGATGCGTGCCGCGGACCTCGCGGCCGAGGGGGCCTTCCGCGCGGATCTCGGCGAACCGCACACCATCGGCAAGATCTACTGGAACCGTGCGCCGCGCTCCGTCGTCGAAGAGCGGTTCCGGTGGATGGAGGGTGCCCTGCGGCACTCGCCGTTCACGACCCCCGGCGTGGTCGCGGACGTCCCCGGTGTGACGGAGGACGAACGCGTCACGGCGGAGATCGACGGAAGGGCCTTCGCGCGGACGAAGGCGGCGGCGATGCGCGCGCACGCCACGCAGATCGAGGTGCAGGGACCGCTCTTCGTCCTGTCGAACGGGCTCGCGCAGCCGATCTTCGATGTGGAGTACTACGAGTTGGTGCGAGGAGAGGCCGGTGCGGTGGACGGCGAGCGTGAGACGGATCTGTTCGCGGGACTCGCGGGCGCGGGGCACGAAGGGGTGACGGCACTGTGA